The following are from one region of the Nicotiana tomentosiformis chromosome 7, ASM39032v3, whole genome shotgun sequence genome:
- the LOC104112548 gene encoding peroxidase 3-like, which yields MANFGYLGNFLLFCILLGIVTSSHAQLQLNFYAKSCPKAEKIIQDYVQKHIPNAPSLAAALLRLQFHDCFVRGCDGSVLLNFTSSTKNQTEKVAIPNQTLRGFSFIDDVKKIVEAECPGVVSCADIVALVSRDSVVVTGGPYWNVPTGRRDGRISNASEALANIPPPTSNFSSLKTSFASKGLDLKDLVLLSGAHTIGVSHCSSFSTRLYNFTGVLGTQDPSLDSDYAANLKAKKCKSINDNTTIVEMDPGSSSTFDLSYFKLLLKRKGLFQSDAALTTSATTKSYINKLVQGSLKQFNAEFAKAMEKMGSIEVKTGSAGEIRKQCAFVNSEV from the exons ATGGCTAACTTTGGCTATTTGGGTAATTTTCTACTGTTCTGTATTCTACTAGGAATAGTGACTTCTAGCCATGCTCAGTTACAGCTCAACTTTTATGCGAAGAGCTGTCCAAAAGCAGAGAAGATAATTCAAGATTATGTCCAAAAGCACATCCCAAATGCTCCATCTCTTGCAGCTGCCTTGCTCAGACTGCAGTTCCACGATTGTTTTGTCAGG GGTTGTGATGGATCTGTGCTCCTGAATTTCACTTCAAGCACGAAAAACCAGACTGAAAAAGTGGCTATCCCTAATCAAACACTGAGAGGCTTCTCATTCATTGATGATGTGAAGAAAATAGTTGAAGCTGAATGCCCTGGAGTTGTCTCTTGTGCAGATATTGTTGCATTAGTTTCTAGAGACTCTGTTGTGGTCACA GGAGGTCCTTACTGGAATGTTCCAACTGGTAGAAGAGATGGAAGAATATCAAACGCGTCCGAAGCTTTGGCAAACATCCCTCCTCCAACTAGTAACTTTTCCAGTTTAAAGACATCTTTTGCTAGCAAAGGTCTTGACCTAAAAGATTTGGTCCTATTGTCTG GTGCACATACTATTGGAGTTTCTCATTGCTCGTCATTTTCAACACGTTTATACAATTTTACCGGAGTTTTGGGCACACAAGATCCGTCTCTAGACAGCGACTATGCAGCTAATCTTAAGGCGAAGAAATGCAAATCAATCAATGACAATACCACAATTGTTGAAATGGATCCTGGCAGTTCAAGCACCTTTGATCTTAGCTACTTTAAGCTTTTACTAAAGAGAAAAGGGCTATTCCAATCAGATGCAGCCTTGACAACAAGTGCGACAACAAAGTCATACATCAACAAGCTAGTACAAGGATCGCTCAAACAGTTCAACGCTGAATTCGCTAAGGCTATGGAGAAAATGGGCAGTATTGAGGTCAAGACTGGCTCTGCTGGTGAAATTAGGAAGCAATGTGCATTTGTGAATAGTGAAGTGTAG
- the LOC104112547 gene encoding uncharacterized protein, translating into MASFITMPALSYLSTNTSSLERTNFRPSSRGYQGVRAMRTEKPLEELYNVRVERNVTKDRLMELGVPRWSMWKTGKCKLPWDWHVDQLVYIEEGEVRVVPEGSQRFMQFVAGDLVRYPKWFEADLYFNDFYQERYSFRAYGDS; encoded by the coding sequence ATGGCGAGTTTCATAACAATGCCTGCTTTAAGCTACTTATCCACCAACACTAGCAGCCTAGAACGAACAAATTTCCGCCCATCCTCCAGGGGATATCAAGGAGTTAGGGCAATGAGGACAGAGAAACCACTGGAAGAGTTGTATAATGTGAGAGTAGAGAGAAATGTAACAAAAGACCGACTAATGGAGCTTGGAGTTCCACGATGGTCAATGTGGAAAACTGGCAAATGTAAGTTACCTTGGGATTGGCATGTGGATCAGTTGGTTTACATTGAAGAAGGTGAAGTAAGGGTGGTACCTGAAGGAAGCCAAAGATTTATGCAGTTTGTGGCGGGAGACCTTGTTCGGTATCCTAAATGGTTTGAAGCTGATCTCTACTTCAATGACTTCTACCAAGAGCGATATAGCTTTCGAGCATATGGAGATAGCTAG
- the LOC104112546 gene encoding serine/threonine protein phosphatase 2A 59 kDa regulatory subunit B' gamma isoform-like, giving the protein MFKQILGKLPRKPSKSSSSSSSSSNSDSNHSEVSAFSSVNSNSNSNSSNKSKGSGNIGKMSNSTSSGVSQLASNGNHVPVKPNQGKKPFRVNELAGTSVMNSMLSSYEVLPSFRDVPSSEKQNLLIKKLQMCCVLFDFGDPTKNLKEKDVKRQTLLELVDYISSVNSKFNEVTMQEITKMVAANLFRTFPSPNHDNGLLDMFDPEEDEPTMEPSWPHLQVVYEFLLRFVASSETDAKLAKRYIDHSFVLRLLELFDSEDQREREYLKTILHRVYGKFMVHRPFIRKAINNIFYRFIFETEKHNGIAELLEILGSIINGFALPLKEEHKLFLVRALIPLHKPKCVAMYHQQLMYCITQFVEKDCKLADTVIRGLLKYWPVTNSGKEVMFLGELEEVLEATQAAEFQRCVVPLFRQIGRCLNCSHFQVAERALFLWNNDHIRNLIIQNREVILPIIFSPLEKNTHGHWNQAVQSLTSNVRKIFSDADQALFDECLERFQEDEIKNKETQERRELTWKRLEDVAASNFVSNEAVLVSRYASSVVIATSTNSRTNMGS; this is encoded by the exons ATGTTTAAGCAGATTTTAGGGAAGCTTCCTCGGAAGCCGTcaaaatcatcatcatcatcatcatcatcatctaacaGTGACTCGAATCATAGTGAAGTTTCAGCATTCTCATCAGTGAACTCAAATTCGAACTCTAATAGTAGTAATAAATCAAAGGGCTCGGGAAATATAGGGAAAATGTCGAATTCAACAAGTTCCGGTGTGTCTCAGCTTGCTAGCAATGGGAATCATGTCCCAGTGAAGCCGAATCAAGGGAAAAAACCTTTTCGGGTTAATGAACTGGCTGGAACCTCTGTTATGAACTCCATGTTATCCTCCTATGAGGTTCTTCCAAGTTTTCGAGATGTCCCAAGTTCAGAAAAGCAAAATCTTTTGATTAAGAAGTTGCAAATGTGTTGTGTACTGTTTGATTTTGGCGACCCTACGAAGAATCTGAAGGAGAAGGATGTCAAGAGGCAGACATTGCTTGAActagttgattatatttcatCTGTGAATTCCAAGTTTAATGAAGTTACGATGCAAGAAATAACGAAAATGGTTGCTGCCAATTTGTTTAGGACATTTCCCTCGCCGAATCATGACAATGGGCTACTGGATATGTTTGATCCGGAAGAGGATGAGCCCACTATGGAACCCTCGTGGCCTCACCTTCAGGTTGTTTATGAGTTTCTTCTGCGATTTGTGGCTTCATCAGAGACGGATGCCAAGCTTGCAAAAAGATACATTGACCACTCTTTTGTCTTGAGATTGCTTGAACTGTTTGATTCAGAGGACCAACGAGAGCGGGAATACTTGAAGACAATTCTTCATCGCGTATATGGAAAGTTCATGGTGCACAGGCCATTTATCAGGAAAgccataaataatatattttaccGCTTTATCTTTGAGACTGAGAAGCACAATGGAATAGCAGAACTATTGGAGATCTTGGGCAGTATAATCAATGGATTTGCTCTCCCTTTAAAGGAAGAGCACAAGCTTTTTCTTGTCCGTGCACTGATTCCCCTTCACAAACCTAAATGTGTAGCCATGTATCACCAACAGCTCATGTATTGCATCACACAATTTGTGGAGAAAGACTGCAAGTTGGCAGACACTGTGATCAGAGGACTTTTGAAGTACTGGCCAGTAACCAATAGTGGCAAGGAGGTCATGTTTCTTGGTGAGTTGGAGGAAGTTCTGGAAGCTACCCAAGCTGCAGAGTTTCAACGTTGCGTGGTCCCTTTGTTCCGTCAGATTGGTCGTTGTCTCAATTGCTCGCATTTTCAG GTAGCTGAACGTGCTCTATTCCTGTGGAATAACGATCACATTAGAAATCTAATAATTCAGAATCGTGAAGTGATCTTACCCATAATTTTTTCCCCCTTGGAGAAAAACACCCATGGTCACTGGAACCAAGCTGTTCAAAGTCTGACCTCGAATGTAAGGAAGATCTTTTCAGATGCTGATCAAGCACTTTTTGATGAGTGTTTAGAGAGATTCCAAGAAGATGAGATAAAAAACAAGGAGACGCAGGAGAGACGGGAATTGACCTGGAAACGTTTAGAAGATGTAGCAGCTTCCAACTTTGTGAGCAATGAAGCTGTGCTCGTCTCTAGATACGCTTCTTCTGTCGTCATTGCTACCAGCACCAATTCACGGACAAATATGGGTAGTTGA